One window of Quercus robur chromosome 5, dhQueRobu3.1, whole genome shotgun sequence genomic DNA carries:
- the LOC126728681 gene encoding ankyrin repeat-containing protein ITN1-like, translating to MICSSAESNDISKEELSHESALELAKLLVKEDTSWEITSSGIDTSKPRLHKYGSTDVSTTNENVDNLDQLPSSISLQQVLELGGITPLFLATKSGCIEIVREILEIYPQAVEHIDNEGRTILHVAIKYRQLEVFKLVLTMEVAMRWLVRRPDNDGNSILHMVGTKRDDYVPEKLRGPALELQEELLWFERVKSVTKAHFIDHRNKKKLTAEGLFAKNNTELRNAATDWLKHTAERCSIVAVLIATVAFAAAYTIPGGPNQNTGVPVLLNHSFFVVFTATDHHFD from the exons ATGATCTGTAGTTCGGCCGAGAGCAATGACATTTCCAAGGAAGAGTTAAGCCATGAATCAGCGTTAGAGCTTGCCAAATTGTTAGTAAAAGAAGATACCTCATGGGAGATCACTAGTTCTGGAATTGATACGAGTAAACCAAGACTGCACAAATATGGAAGCACTGATGTTTCAACTACAAATGAGAATGTGGATAACCTAGATCAGCTGCCCTCTTCTATTTCTTTGCAACAAGTACTGGAACTTGGAGGAATTACGCCATTGTTTCTAGCAACTAAGTCTGGGTGCATAGAGATCGTTAGAGAAATACTTGAAATATACCCTCAGGCAGTTGAGCACATTGATAATGAAGGGCGGACCATATTGCATGTAGCTATCAAGTACCGCCAGTTGGAGGTTTTCAAGCTTGTGTTGACAATGGAAGTAGCAATGAGGTGGCTGGTTCGAAGGCCTGACAATGATGGGAACTCCATTCTGCATATGGTTGGAACAAAAAGAGATGATTATGTTCCTGAAAAATTAAGAGGCCCTGCACTCGAATTGCAGGAGGAGCTGCTCTGGTTTGAG CGAGTAAAGTCTGTCACAAAAGCCCACTTCATTGATCATCGGAACAAGAAGAAGCTTACTGCTGAAGGCTTATTTGCTAAAAACAACACAGAGCTCCGGAATGCTGCCACAGATTGGCTAAAGCACACTGCAGAACGATGCTCTATTGTGGCAGTTCTCATCGCGACAGTTGCCTTTGCCGCAGCCTACACAATACCAGGAGGTCCTAATCAGAATACTGGTGTTCCAGTCCTTCTCAATCATTCTTTCTTTGTGGTTTTCACAGCAACTGAT CACCATTTCGATTAG